In a single window of the Halomicroarcula saliterrae genome:
- a CDS encoding HalOD1 output domain-containing protein — protein sequence MTGNSTETTVPETEPLSHAVVYAVAELNNVDPLDLNERLFDCIDPDALDKLFSGGGACGAVQFTMAGCHVEVSADRTVSVHRLHDGAATAEARV from the coding sequence ATGACAGGTAATTCCACCGAAACAACCGTCCCGGAGACTGAGCCGCTGAGTCACGCTGTCGTCTACGCTGTCGCGGAACTGAACAACGTCGACCCCCTCGACCTGAACGAGCGCCTCTTCGATTGCATCGACCCGGACGCCCTCGATAAGCTGTTCTCGGGTGGCGGCGCCTGTGGGGCCGTGCAGTTCACGATGGCGGGTTGTCACGTGGAGGTCTCCGCGGACAGAACTGTCAGCGTCCATCGGCTCCACGACGGCGCGGCGACGGCCGAAGCGCGCGTATAG
- a CDS encoding bacterio-opsin activator domain-containing protein has translation MEHPSEERRVNRAADVSAVPLTLLTLLIPRLAEPAAVLDESATVVAANEALSTLAGGDGELVDESLTAVFPALTGDAIERNIERPGEYVTVRTGDEPERWVEFGFDRHGAYVLCVGHDVTGYRAKEHRLEEHERVLDTIHDAVYTLDHEATIRSVNGAVETLTGYDAEELVGADVSLLVDEATVERGQELTRALRDGERDVATLSSELTTADGETVPIETQFATAPRENGPDRHVGVVRDIADRQAFAETLASVQRATRELLYAETSEAVAEHIVGTATEVLSLSGATLYLFDARRNVLWPAGAAGVAGTDERQALCGEDEGVVRDVFLEGTERSVDSGDRYQPLGDHGVFHTVAAEPDDRTHELVELLARSARAALERVGREATLREREATHRRQAERVAELERVLAVLRRTTRSLVDADSVEAVEQGVCAALTESDWVSFAWIGRVDADGVDPRTWAGRGSNYLEAVSLSTADPDGPPAVRTARSNELTTVDAIAEDIREQRWRTAAIARDFQAVISVPLRVDGVSYGVLSVYANRPVEFREPLTSVFADLGDSVANAVREHELRTRYASDSAVELSLTIAVPDSPLGRLAAVLDTTVHGEAVIPVDGTATRLFLHVPDTDAETVADAVTTVQHVDSVVTVADDDRYELLAREPTVVGRLMRHGARLGEVRVADDEMELTVVLAAETDVRTFIDQTAEFCEGVQLTARRERPSPTHRGGVRDSLEAQLTDRQLEVLRTAYSSGFFEWPRTTTGEGVAEMLDVSQPTVNRHLRVSQRKLLELVFDD, from the coding sequence ATGGAGCATCCCAGCGAGGAGCGGCGTGTGAATCGCGCCGCCGATGTCTCGGCCGTTCCCCTCACGCTACTTACCCTCCTGATACCCCGGCTCGCCGAACCGGCGGCGGTGCTCGATGAGTCGGCCACCGTAGTCGCGGCCAACGAAGCGCTGTCGACGCTCGCAGGCGGAGACGGGGAACTCGTCGACGAGTCGCTCACGGCCGTCTTCCCGGCGCTCACGGGCGATGCCATCGAGAGAAACATCGAGCGTCCCGGCGAGTACGTGACCGTCCGGACCGGCGACGAACCCGAGCGCTGGGTCGAGTTCGGGTTCGACCGCCACGGGGCATACGTCCTCTGTGTAGGCCACGATGTCACCGGCTATCGGGCGAAGGAACACCGTCTCGAAGAGCACGAACGCGTCCTCGACACCATCCACGACGCGGTCTACACGCTGGACCACGAGGCGACTATCAGGTCGGTCAACGGCGCGGTGGAGACGCTGACCGGCTACGACGCCGAGGAGCTGGTCGGGGCGGACGTCTCGTTACTGGTCGACGAGGCGACCGTCGAGCGGGGACAGGAACTCACCCGAGCGCTGCGCGACGGTGAGCGGGACGTGGCGACGCTTTCGAGCGAACTCACGACCGCCGACGGGGAGACCGTCCCCATCGAGACGCAGTTCGCGACCGCGCCCCGGGAGAACGGCCCCGACCGGCACGTCGGTGTCGTCAGAGACATCGCCGACCGGCAGGCGTTCGCCGAGACGCTGGCGTCGGTCCAGCGGGCGACCCGGGAACTGCTCTACGCCGAGACCAGCGAGGCCGTCGCCGAACACATCGTCGGGACGGCGACCGAAGTGCTCTCGCTGTCGGGCGCCACGCTCTACCTGTTCGACGCCCGGCGGAACGTCCTGTGGCCGGCCGGCGCCGCCGGAGTGGCGGGCACCGACGAGCGACAGGCCCTCTGTGGCGAGGACGAGGGCGTCGTACGCGACGTGTTCCTCGAGGGAACCGAGCGCTCGGTGGACAGCGGCGACCGGTACCAGCCACTGGGCGACCACGGCGTGTTCCACACGGTGGCGGCCGAGCCCGACGACCGGACGCACGAACTGGTCGAACTGCTCGCGCGGAGCGCCCGGGCCGCTCTGGAACGCGTGGGCCGCGAGGCGACGCTCCGGGAGCGCGAGGCGACCCACCGCCGGCAGGCCGAGCGCGTCGCCGAGCTGGAACGGGTGCTTGCGGTCCTCCGGCGGACCACCCGGTCGCTCGTCGACGCCGACAGCGTCGAGGCGGTCGAGCAGGGCGTCTGCGCGGCGCTCACGGAGTCCGACTGGGTATCGTTCGCGTGGATCGGTCGTGTCGACGCGGACGGCGTCGACCCGCGGACGTGGGCCGGGCGGGGGTCGAACTATCTGGAGGCCGTCTCGCTCTCGACGGCCGACCCGGACGGGCCGCCGGCCGTCCGGACGGCGCGGTCGAACGAGCTGACGACCGTCGACGCCATCGCCGAGGACATCCGAGAGCAGCGCTGGCGAACCGCGGCCATCGCGCGGGACTTCCAGGCGGTCATCAGCGTGCCGCTTCGCGTCGACGGCGTCAGCTACGGCGTCCTGAGCGTCTACGCGAACCGCCCCGTGGAGTTCCGGGAGCCGCTCACGTCGGTGTTTGCCGACCTCGGGGACAGCGTCGCAAACGCCGTCCGCGAACACGAGCTTCGGACCCGCTACGCCAGCGACAGCGCCGTCGAACTCTCACTGACCATCGCTGTCCCCGACTCGCCGCTGGGGCGGCTCGCTGCCGTCCTCGATACGACGGTACACGGCGAGGCGGTGATTCCGGTCGACGGGACCGCGACACGGCTCTTTCTGCACGTCCCAGACACCGACGCGGAGACGGTCGCGGACGCGGTGACGACGGTCCAACACGTCGACTCGGTGGTCACCGTCGCCGACGATGACCGGTACGAACTGCTCGCCCGGGAGCCGACCGTCGTCGGCCGGCTGATGCGACACGGCGCGCGCCTGGGCGAGGTGCGCGTCGCGGACGACGAGATGGAGCTGACGGTCGTACTCGCGGCCGAGACCGACGTGCGGACGTTCATCGACCAGACGGCGGAGTTCTGCGAGGGCGTGCAGTTGACCGCCCGGCGCGAGCGGCCCTCGCCGACCCATCGGGGCGGGGTCCGCGACTCGCTCGAAGCCCAGTTGACCGACCGCCAGCTCGAAGTGCTCCGGACGGCCTACAGTAGCGGCTTCTTCGAGTGGCCACGGACCACGACCGGCGAGGGCGTCGCCGAGATGTTAGACGTGTCCCAGCCGACGGTGAACAGACATCTCCGGGTCAGCCAGCGGAAACTGCTGGAACTGGTGTTCGACGACTGA
- a CDS encoding bifunctional nuclease family protein, whose amino-acid sequence MEHEATVEGVGVGVSEEGAGTPVVLLRVREEIVPIFVSSDQAQSMQLAIDGEPFERPLTHDLLVEMVAEFGGAIDRVRIDDLTDGTFYAKVDTEQYLEDRRKEMVFDARPSDGIAIALRVDCPLVVSDEVVDAAGRSPEEFDVDEEL is encoded by the coding sequence ATGGAACACGAGGCCACGGTCGAGGGGGTCGGTGTGGGGGTAAGCGAGGAAGGGGCGGGGACGCCGGTGGTTCTCCTTCGCGTGCGCGAGGAAATCGTCCCGATATTCGTCAGCTCCGACCAGGCCCAGTCGATGCAGCTGGCCATCGACGGCGAGCCCTTCGAGCGGCCGCTGACACACGACCTGCTGGTCGAGATGGTCGCGGAGTTCGGCGGGGCAATCGACCGTGTGCGCATCGACGACCTCACTGACGGCACCTTCTACGCGAAAGTCGACACCGAGCAGTATCTCGAAGACCGGCGCAAGGAGATGGTGTTCGACGCCAGACCCTCCGACGGCATCGCCATCGCGCTGCGGGTGGACTGCCCGCTCGTCGTCTCCGACGAGGTGGTCGACGCGGCCGGCCGGTCGCCGGAGGAGTTCGACGTCGACGAGGAGCTGTAG
- a CDS encoding DUF3194 domain-containing protein, whose product MPTDDEVVQTAAEAAENVIFSRLGVSEVEDYDVTVTFEDGVLDVDVYVNAPDSSADEGRLADDAALAARGAVDELFGE is encoded by the coding sequence ATGCCGACCGACGACGAAGTCGTTCAGACGGCCGCTGAAGCGGCCGAAAACGTCATTTTCTCTCGGCTTGGCGTGAGCGAAGTCGAGGACTACGACGTGACGGTCACGTTCGAGGACGGCGTGCTCGACGTGGACGTGTACGTCAACGCTCCGGATAGCTCGGCCGACGAAGGGCGGCTCGCGGACGACGCGGCGCTGGCGGCGCGGGGTGCTGTCGACGAGCTGTTTGGGGAGTAG
- a CDS encoding prefoldin subunit beta: MQGNLPPEAQEKLEELQDLQETAQQVATQKQQAESTLQESKTALDELDDVDADTTMYREVGELLVKTDLDEAREDLEEKVSNLEVRVETLEKQEERVQEQFEELQSELQQMLGGGPAGGPGAGA, encoded by the coding sequence ATGCAGGGTAATCTTCCGCCGGAAGCACAGGAGAAGCTCGAGGAGCTACAGGACCTTCAGGAGACCGCACAGCAGGTCGCGACACAGAAACAGCAGGCCGAGTCGACGCTACAGGAGTCCAAGACCGCACTCGACGAGCTCGACGACGTGGACGCGGACACCACGATGTACCGAGAAGTCGGCGAGCTCCTCGTGAAGACGGACCTCGACGAGGCCCGCGAGGACCTCGAAGAGAAGGTCAGCAACCTCGAAGTCCGCGTCGAGACCCTCGAAAAACAGGAAGAACGCGTCCAAGAGCAGTTCGAGGAGCTCCAGAGCGAGCTTCAGCAGATGCTCGGCGGCGGCCCGGCCGGCGGCCCCGGCGCAGGCGCGTAA
- a CDS encoding DUF4352 domain-containing protein has product MNLGRRRLLQLSSAGLLGAVAGCGGDTGGEAQPTDANPGGGSDGEPTVALGESTALSLGSETELTVTPTSASLQDALVYGVMENLYSESPEGSEQTYLTIATEVENTGTEDLKVPDTPVFEYDGEEHENTYTNTYEDVFPRYARLAAGESTTGWLVYELAPSTAGGRLRLEYEGSEGESTAEWPIDVQQLDREQYDFDTLDLGERQAFGTDTQQISVSVLSTEETQSYLDKDRADGDRAEAPEGEKFVLVTLSTKNIGEKFVAVPSVFDIKLLTDEDNYLRGDYSGDAEEYKSGTITPGEEERGLLLFRVPESASANEIRVQFTSDIAAKWRL; this is encoded by the coding sequence ATGAACCTCGGAAGGCGGCGATTGCTACAGCTCTCTTCCGCCGGATTACTCGGCGCTGTGGCTGGCTGTGGCGGAGACACGGGTGGCGAGGCGCAACCGACGGACGCGAACCCCGGCGGTGGGAGCGACGGGGAGCCCACAGTCGCGCTCGGGGAATCGACGGCACTCAGCCTGGGAAGCGAGACGGAGTTGACCGTCACCCCGACCAGCGCCAGCCTCCAAGACGCGCTGGTGTACGGGGTGATGGAGAATCTGTATTCGGAGTCTCCCGAGGGGTCCGAGCAAACGTACCTCACGATAGCGACCGAGGTGGAGAACACGGGAACCGAGGACCTCAAAGTCCCCGATACCCCCGTATTCGAGTACGATGGGGAGGAGCACGAAAACACCTACACGAACACGTACGAGGATGTCTTCCCGCGGTACGCTCGGCTCGCGGCGGGTGAGTCGACGACCGGCTGGCTGGTGTACGAACTCGCGCCGTCGACGGCAGGCGGCCGCCTCCGTCTGGAGTACGAGGGGAGCGAGGGGGAGTCGACAGCCGAGTGGCCCATCGACGTCCAGCAACTGGACCGAGAGCAGTACGACTTCGACACGCTGGACCTCGGCGAGCGCCAGGCCTTCGGCACCGACACACAGCAGATATCCGTCAGCGTCCTCTCGACCGAAGAGACCCAGTCGTATCTGGACAAGGACAGGGCGGACGGAGACCGAGCGGAGGCTCCGGAGGGAGAGAAATTCGTCCTCGTCACGCTCTCGACGAAAAATATCGGTGAGAAGTTCGTCGCCGTCCCGTCAGTGTTCGATATCAAGCTCCTGACCGACGAAGACAATTATCTGAGGGGCGATTACAGCGGCGATGCCGAGGAGTACAAGAGCGGGACGATAACCCCAGGGGAGGAGGAGCGGGGGTTACTCCTGTTCAGGGTGCCCGAGAGCGCGTCCGCAAACGAAATTCGCGTGCAGTTCACGTCTGATATAGCCGCCAAGTGGCGTCTGTAG
- a CDS encoding UPF0175 family protein — MPTISARLADDEKAELDDVAELLSEDRSTTIRKALREGLETLRLRVAVERYQSGDVSAAEAAQIADCSIAEWLDVARERNLTTQLKLSDLELDADTAAEL, encoded by the coding sequence ATGCCGACTATCAGTGCACGACTCGCCGACGACGAGAAGGCCGAGCTCGACGACGTGGCCGAGTTGCTCTCGGAGGACCGGTCGACGACCATTCGGAAGGCGCTGCGGGAGGGGCTGGAGACGCTGCGCCTGCGGGTCGCAGTCGAGCGGTACCAGTCGGGGGACGTGTCCGCGGCCGAGGCCGCACAGATAGCGGACTGCTCTATCGCCGAGTGGCTGGACGTGGCCCGCGAGCGGAACCTCACGACCCAGCTCAAGCTGTCGGACCTGGAGCTGGACGCCGACACGGCCGCCGAGCTATGA
- a CDS encoding pantoate kinase gives MSDDARAFVPGHVTGFFTVDRDDDPTKAGSRGGGIALSDGVSVTVEQAAETTVELDGEAVEMEAVERVLSALRAEARVTAETPLPLGSGFGVSGALALGTALAANAAFDRGLSYNELVTIAHGAEVQAGTGLGDVVAQARGGIPLRLEPGGPQYNYVDAVPERARVEYYTLGELSTPEVVGGDTEALTTAGERALSAVVKEPTLPTVTRASRQFSREAGLLTDDVREVVADVTDAGGDAAMAMLGETVFALGTGLTDAGYDARSCAVYPAGGTLDE, from the coding sequence ATGAGCGACGACGCACGAGCGTTCGTCCCGGGCCACGTGACCGGCTTCTTCACGGTCGACCGGGACGACGACCCGACGAAGGCGGGCTCCCGCGGCGGCGGTATCGCGCTGTCAGACGGCGTCTCGGTGACGGTCGAGCAGGCGGCGGAGACGACGGTCGAACTGGACGGCGAGGCGGTCGAGATGGAGGCCGTCGAGCGGGTGCTCTCGGCGCTGCGCGCCGAGGCGCGGGTCACGGCCGAGACGCCGCTCCCGCTCGGTTCGGGCTTCGGTGTCTCCGGCGCGCTGGCGCTGGGGACGGCGCTGGCCGCGAACGCCGCGTTCGACCGCGGGCTCTCCTACAACGAACTGGTGACTATCGCCCACGGCGCGGAGGTTCAGGCCGGTACCGGTCTCGGCGACGTCGTCGCACAGGCGCGCGGCGGCATCCCGCTGCGGCTGGAGCCCGGCGGACCGCAGTACAACTACGTCGACGCAGTCCCCGAGCGCGCCCGCGTGGAGTACTACACGCTGGGGGAGCTGTCGACGCCGGAGGTCGTCGGCGGCGACACCGAGGCCCTGACGACCGCCGGCGAGCGAGCCCTCTCGGCCGTGGTGAAGGAACCGACGCTCCCGACGGTGACACGGGCGTCCCGGCAGTTCTCCCGGGAGGCGGGGCTGCTGACCGACGACGTGCGCGAGGTGGTGGCGGACGTGACCGACGCGGGCGGCGACGCGGCGATGGCGATGCTGGGCGAGACGGTGTTCGCGCTGGGCACCGGGCTGACGGACGCAGGCTACGACGCCCGCTCGTGTGCGGTGTACCCCGCCGGCGGCACGCTGGACGAGTAG
- a CDS encoding 4-phosphopantoate--beta-alanine ligase, giving the protein MSDDVDVPESHPRYESLLTRHRIEAGVDAGITSRQGLIAQGRGEAYDYLLGEATIDSADRAERAAAAYLLGADHAVVSVNGNAAALVPGELVELAAATGADLEVNLFNRTEERIERIADYLREHGADEVKGLTADGRIPGLDHERAKVDADGIGDADVVLVPLEDGDRAEALGELGKTELVVDLNPLSRSARAATVPIVDNIIRAIPGITAHARDLADDADAQRAAIERFDADAALSDAEAAIRGGV; this is encoded by the coding sequence ATGAGCGACGACGTAGACGTGCCGGAGAGTCACCCGCGGTACGAGTCACTGTTGACTCGGCACCGAATCGAGGCGGGTGTCGACGCGGGTATCACCTCACGACAGGGGCTTATCGCACAGGGGCGGGGCGAGGCGTACGACTATCTGCTGGGCGAGGCGACCATCGACAGCGCCGACCGGGCCGAACGAGCGGCCGCCGCGTATCTGCTGGGGGCGGACCACGCGGTCGTCTCGGTCAACGGGAACGCCGCGGCGCTCGTCCCCGGCGAGCTCGTCGAACTCGCCGCGGCGACCGGGGCCGACCTCGAAGTGAACCTCTTCAACCGCACCGAGGAACGCATAGAACGCATCGCCGACTACCTCCGCGAACACGGGGCGGACGAGGTCAAGGGCCTGACGGCCGACGGGCGGATTCCGGGGCTGGACCACGAGCGCGCGAAGGTCGACGCCGACGGCATCGGCGACGCCGACGTGGTGCTCGTCCCGCTCGAAGACGGCGACCGCGCCGAAGCGCTCGGCGAGCTGGGCAAGACCGAGCTGGTCGTCGACCTGAATCCGCTCTCGCGGTCGGCACGGGCCGCGACGGTCCCCATCGTGGACAACATCATCCGGGCGATTCCGGGCATTACCGCCCACGCTCGCGACCTCGCGGACGACGCCGACGCACAGCGAGCTGCCATCGAGCGTTTCGACGCCGACGCGGCGCTTTCGGACGCCGAAGCGGCGATTCGCGGGGGTGTCTGA
- a CDS encoding ATP-binding protein, whose amino-acid sequence MGLAPYIYADRRLPDEATVRETLAERTLTKFGDDERLERLHRVFYPVFRVTYRYETGEGKLFGTEEQTATALLDGLWADNDAALAQYTDGTAELVRRATNDYDFGVDTPQLGRSVLMQFQVPTGEAESLLPRRIEEYREQQNGTANVFLRKLRESYGLPGDFDPDGFDTVTEVERCYLPFWLAEFHSPHSEDIALVAFRDPDASAEAMRQHGWLSAFISEQPRRLATYSYEADPDRVERAIRERVGRSREEADGSRDDGGPTPTESEGAPTVNRERPSDDEPEVVQPDGVEMQAESVVDPDPDRSFADVGGMSELLETLNHKVVRPLADPEAFEEYGIGVVNGVLLHGPPGCGKTHVAGALAGEVDHAFIEVSPADVTSKYMGEPAQKVEELFAVARANAPCVLFIDEIDGIAGDRDGDSNMNSSEQQLVNQLLTELEGIAEEDVVVVGATNLVDDVDGAIRRSGRFDERVEVPPPDAAARRAILDLHLAGRPTAEDLDLGPIVEATAGYAASDLELLAENAARQALREDAPIGAGHLQAAADDSATSIPDWIDPADAAEGGVVQPNGVDLQATNLVEPEPGRDFTSVGGMEELKERLQNTVIDPVQNSEAYDEYGIDVLSGLLLYGPPGCGKTHLAGALAGELGHSFIEVTPADLSSKWMGEPASNVADLFEIARANAPCILFIDEIDGVAGSRRGSTSDNQQQLVNQLLTEVEGAAEHDVVTVGATNFVEDVDSALRRSGRFDERVEVPPPDARAREAILKIHLRDRPVADAVDWDAVVEPTAGYAASDIELLAEDAARQALRADSEIRQEHLETAVWETRSSIEDWAEKERYAEDERSSYSSR is encoded by the coding sequence GTGGGTCTCGCCCCATACATCTACGCGGACCGCCGGCTCCCGGACGAGGCGACGGTACGTGAGACGCTGGCCGAGCGCACCCTGACGAAGTTCGGTGACGACGAACGGCTCGAACGGCTCCACCGGGTGTTTTACCCCGTCTTCCGCGTCACGTACCGCTACGAGACCGGCGAGGGGAAGCTGTTCGGGACTGAGGAGCAGACGGCGACGGCGCTACTGGACGGGCTGTGGGCCGACAACGACGCTGCGTTAGCCCAGTACACCGACGGCACCGCCGAACTGGTCCGCCGGGCGACCAACGACTACGACTTCGGCGTCGACACGCCACAGCTCGGCCGCTCCGTCCTCATGCAGTTCCAGGTCCCCACCGGCGAGGCCGAGTCGCTGCTCCCCCGTCGCATCGAGGAGTACCGCGAGCAACAGAACGGCACGGCGAACGTCTTCCTCCGGAAGCTCCGGGAGTCCTACGGGCTGCCGGGCGATTTCGACCCCGACGGGTTCGACACTGTCACCGAGGTCGAGCGCTGTTACCTCCCGTTCTGGCTCGCGGAGTTCCACTCGCCACACTCGGAAGACATCGCGCTGGTGGCCTTTCGCGACCCGGACGCGTCGGCGGAAGCGATGCGCCAGCACGGCTGGCTCTCTGCGTTCATCAGCGAACAGCCCCGGCGGCTGGCCACCTACAGCTACGAGGCCGACCCCGACCGCGTCGAACGCGCGATTCGGGAACGGGTGGGCCGCTCCCGCGAGGAAGCCGACGGCTCCCGCGACGACGGCGGGCCGACACCGACCGAATCCGAGGGCGCCCCGACCGTCAACCGCGAGCGCCCGAGCGACGACGAACCGGAGGTCGTCCAGCCCGACGGCGTCGAGATGCAGGCCGAGAGCGTCGTCGACCCGGACCCCGACCGGAGCTTCGCCGACGTGGGCGGGATGAGCGAGCTACTGGAGACGCTCAACCACAAGGTGGTCCGGCCGCTGGCGGACCCCGAGGCCTTCGAGGAGTACGGCATCGGCGTCGTCAACGGCGTCTTGCTCCACGGCCCGCCCGGCTGTGGGAAGACTCACGTCGCCGGCGCGCTGGCCGGCGAGGTAGACCACGCCTTCATCGAGGTGAGCCCCGCCGACGTGACGAGCAAGTACATGGGCGAACCGGCCCAGAAAGTCGAGGAGCTGTTCGCCGTCGCCCGGGCCAACGCGCCCTGTGTCCTCTTCATCGACGAGATAGACGGTATCGCCGGCGACCGGGACGGCGACTCGAACATGAACTCCAGCGAGCAGCAACTGGTCAACCAGCTGCTGACCGAACTGGAGGGCATCGCCGAGGAGGACGTCGTCGTGGTGGGCGCGACGAACCTCGTCGACGACGTGGACGGGGCCATCCGCCGGTCGGGTCGGTTCGACGAACGCGTCGAGGTGCCACCGCCCGACGCCGCGGCCCGCCGGGCGATTCTCGACCTCCATCTGGCCGGTCGGCCGACCGCCGAGGACCTGGACCTCGGCCCCATCGTCGAGGCGACGGCGGGCTATGCGGCCAGTGACCTCGAACTGCTGGCGGAGAACGCGGCCCGACAGGCGCTCCGGGAAGACGCGCCCATCGGGGCCGGCCACCTGCAGGCGGCGGCCGACGACTCCGCGACGAGCATCCCGGACTGGATAGACCCCGCGGACGCCGCCGAGGGCGGGGTGGTCCAGCCCAACGGCGTCGACCTGCAGGCGACGAACCTCGTGGAGCCCGAGCCGGGCCGGGATTTCACCTCCGTCGGCGGGATGGAAGAGCTGAAAGAGCGGTTGCAAAACACCGTCATCGACCCGGTCCAGAACAGCGAGGCCTACGACGAGTACGGCATCGACGTGCTCTCGGGGCTGCTGCTCTACGGGCCGCCGGGCTGTGGGAAGACCCATCTGGCCGGCGCGCTCGCGGGGGAGTTGGGCCACAGCTTCATCGAAGTGACGCCGGCGGACCTCTCCAGCAAGTGGATGGGCGAGCCCGCGAGCAACGTCGCCGACCTGTTCGAGATAGCCCGGGCGAACGCCCCCTGTATCCTCTTTATCGACGAGATAGACGGCGTCGCGGGCTCGCGTCGCGGGTCGACCAGCGACAATCAGCAACAGCTGGTCAACCAGCTCCTCACCGAGGTCGAGGGGGCCGCCGAACACGACGTGGTCACCGTCGGCGCGACCAACTTCGTCGAGGACGTCGACAGCGCCTTACGGCGCTCGGGCCGGTTCGACGAACGCGTCGAGGTGCCACCGCCCGACGCCCGGGCCCGCGAGGCGATTCTCAAGATTCACCTCCGGGACCGCCCGGTGGCCGACGCGGTCGACTGGGACGCCGTCGTCGAACCGACCGCCGGCTACGCGGCGAGCGACATCGAGTTGCTGGCCGAGGACGCAGCCCGGCAGGCCCTCCGGGCCGATTCCGAGATACGGCAGGAGCATCTCGAAACGGCGGTGTGGGAGACCCGCTCCAGTATCGAGGACTGGGCCGAAAAGGAGCGCTACGCCGAGGACGAACGGAGCTCGTACAGTAGCCGTTGA
- a CDS encoding class I SAM-dependent methyltransferase — protein MVLSERERSKLDSGDDDAFYDSPRFVTHADDAFLARLTELYADVLAPGDRVLDAMSSWVSHLPDYPFARVVGHGLNEAELAENDALTEWFVQDFNADQSLPLADDSVDAVLCALSVQYLQYPEAVFTEFARVLAPEGVLAVTFTNRMFPTKAVRAWRAASMDERAELVESYCRAAGLAVVDVVRERPGADPFYAVLARPSR, from the coding sequence ATGGTCCTCTCGGAGCGCGAGCGCTCGAAGCTCGACTCGGGCGACGACGACGCGTTTTACGACAGCCCCCGGTTCGTCACGCACGCCGACGACGCCTTCCTCGCGCGGCTGACCGAACTGTACGCGGACGTGCTTGCGCCCGGCGACCGCGTCCTCGACGCGATGAGCAGCTGGGTGTCACATCTCCCCGACTACCCCTTCGCCCGCGTCGTCGGTCACGGCCTCAACGAAGCGGAACTGGCCGAGAACGACGCGCTGACCGAGTGGTTCGTTCAGGACTTCAACGCCGACCAGTCGCTCCCGCTGGCCGACGACAGCGTCGACGCGGTGCTGTGTGCGCTGTCGGTCCAGTATCTCCAGTATCCCGAGGCGGTGTTCACCGAGTTCGCCCGCGTCCTCGCACCCGAGGGGGTCCTCGCGGTGACGTTTACGAATCGTATGTTCCCGACGAAAGCGGTCCGCGCGTGGCGCGCGGCGTCGATGGACGAGCGGGCCGAACTGGTCGAGTCCTACTGTCGCGCCGCGGGGCTGGCCGTCGTCGACGTGGTCCGGGAGCGGCCGGGCGCCGACCCGTTCTACGCCGTCCTCGCGCGGCCGAGCCGCTGA